In Nisaea acidiphila, the DNA window CGGATCGCCCGAGGTGACGGAGATCATCCTCGCCATGGATGCGACCGTCGACGGCCAGACGACGGCGCATTACATCTCCGACCGTCTTGCCGGAACCGGGGTGTCGATCACGCGTCTTGCCCGCGGTGTCCCGGTCGGCGGCGAGCTTGATTATCTCGACGACGGGACGCTGACGCAGGCGCTGAAAGCGCGCCGGGAAGTCTGATCATGGACGAGAATGCGGCCCGGCTCCGGGCCACCGCGATCGGCTTCACCGCCGTTCTGATGTGGGCGACGCTCGCGCTTTTCACCGCGCTCTCGGGCAAGGTGCCGCCGTTCCAGCTGCTCGCCATGTGTTTCGGCGTGGCGACCCTGATCGCTTGCGCCTTCTGGCTGGCGCGGGGGCAGAACCCGCTCGCCTATATGCGCCATCCGCCGCTGGTCTGGCTGCTCGGGGTCGGCGGGCTGTTCGGCTATCACTTCTTCTATTTCCTCGCACTGCGCAATGCTCCGGCGGTGGAAGCCGGGCTGATCGCCTATCTCTGGCCGCTGCTGATCGTGGTGTTCTCGGCCCTGCTACCGGGCGAGCGGCTGCGCTGGTTCCATATCGCGGGCGCCGTACTCGGGCTCGGCGGAGCGGCATTGCTGGTCACCCGGGGCGAGACGCTTGAACTCGATCCGCGCTACAGCTTCGGTTATCTCGCGGCCTGCGTCTGCGCCGTCACCTGGTCGAGCTATTCGGTGCTCTCGCGCCGTTTCGGCTCCGTTCCGACCGAGGCAGTCGGCGGATTCTGCGCCGTCACGGCCGTGCTCGGCGCAATCTGCCACCTCGCGTTCGAGCAGACGGTCTGGCCGGAAGGCGCGCTCGAATGGTCGGCTGTGGCCTTGCTCGGGCTTGGGCCCGTCGGTGGAGCTTTCTTCACTTGGGACTACGGCGTGAAGCGCGGCGACATTCAGGCGCTGGGCGCATCGTCCTATGCCGCACCTCTGCTCTCGACCCTGCTGCTCATCCTCGTCGGTCTTGCACCTTTCACGCTCGTGGTGGGCGCGGCCTGTCTGCTGATTGTCGGAGGTGCGGTGCTGGCTTCGAAAGATATGATCCTGCGGCCGAAGCGCGTCGCGCCCGAGACCGTGGAGGATTCCTGATGGGTCGCCGTACCGCCTTGTTTTTCGCCCCGGAGCGGGGCGACTCGTCCCGCTTGGTCGGCCGTCAGGTCGCGAATGAGGGATTTCTGAAAGCCTATATGAAGCATGGCGCGCCGGGCGCGGTCCCCGTGTATGCGATGCCGGCCGATTTCGATCGCTTCGAGGCGGCTTTTCCAACCGGTCGGGAACTGATGCAGGTTCCCGCGAGTCACCCGAGGGCACTCGCCGATTGCAGTGGACTTTTCATGCCGGGGCCGGCACTGGCGAAACGGGCCTGGCACCGCCGCGGGGTTGGGCGCGGGCGTTACAGTCTCTCCGGCGTGACGCACGCAATGTCCTCCGAACGTGCCGCGGAGGCGGTCCGCGACATGCTGATCGCGCCAATGGCCGAGTGGGACGCGCTGATCTGCACCTCTGAGGCAATCCAGAGGCTGGTGCAGAAACTCGCGGGAGACTATGCGGATTCGCTCGGCGCCATTACCGGCGGGCGCCCCCCCTTCCTGCCGCAGCTCCCGGTGATTCCGCTCGGCGTCGATACGGAGGCGCTCGCGTCGATCGGACCGGTCCCTGGAGAGAATTTCCGAAAGACGCACGGGATCGGCGAGGACACGTTCGTCCTGCTGTTTCTTGGGCGCCTCAGCTATCACACCAAGGCGCATCCGATCCCGATGTACCGCGCACTCAACCTGCTCACGCAGCGGCTGCAGCGTCCTGTTACGCTGATCGAGGCGGGCTGGTACTACAATTCGGAAACCGAAGCCGCGTTCGACGCGGCGGCCCGCACCTTCGCGCCGCAAGTGCGCATTCTGAAGATCGATGCCCGCGACCGGACAGCCAAGGACAAAGTGCTCTCCGCGGCCGATGCATTCATTTCGCTCGTCGACAACGCGCAGGAGAGCTTCGGGATCACACCTGTCGAGGCGATGGCGGCGGGTCTGCCCGCAATCGTCAGCGACTGGGATGGCTATCGGGATACGGTCGTCGACGGCGAAACGGGGTTCCGGATCCCGACGCTGATGCCGCCGTCGGGTGCCGGTTACGAATATGCCTGGCGCCTGGCCTCGGAGCAGGACGATTACGACCTCCATATGGGGCTGATCGCGCAGCATGTGGCCGTCGACATTCCGAAGACCGTCGAGGCCCTGTCAGCTCTGGCGGAGCAGCCGGAGAAGGCCCGGGCCATGGGTGTTGCCGCCGCGGCCCGGGCGCGTGCGGTCTATGACTGGCGTGTGATTGTCGGGGCCTATGACGCGCTCTGGCGCGAGCTGGAGGAACGCCGGGCTTTTTATGCCGAGGAAGAACCGCATCTGGTGCCTCAGATCACGGATCCCTTCGCGACCTTCGCAGGTTTCGCAAGCGGAACCATCGCACCGCCCTTCGGTGTCCGCCCCGTGGATGGCGCCGAGATGCTGCTGGAACAACTGGCGGGCTCTCCGATCGCGGCGGTGGACAGGCGCAGTCTTGAGGACGGGAAAGCTTTGGTCGCGGGAATGCGCGAACAGGGCCCGATGGTGATGGAACAGGAATTCACGGAACAGCAGGTGGCCGAGAGTGCCCGCACCTTCCGGGCGCTCGCCTGGCTGCTGAAGATGGGCGTGATCGAACGGATCTAGCTGCTGCGCGGCGTCGGCCGCCAATCGGGTGGCGCCATTTCGAAGCCGGAAAACTCGAAGGCAGGCGCGACGGTGCAGCCGACCAGGGTCCATGCGCCGAGACTTTCCGCGGTCTGCCACCAGCCTTCCGGTACCACGACATGCGGTTTCTGTCCCGCAAGGACATCCGGGCCGAGATGATGCGCCTCGGCATCGTGGCCGTTCGGCGAGAGCGTGAGGGCGAGCGGGGCGCCGGCATAGAAGTGCCAGATCTCCGTCGCGTCCGTCACCCGATGCCAGGCGGAAAGCTCGCCGACCGGAAGCAGATAATAGATCTGCGTCACCGTTCCGCGGCCGCCCTCCGCAGGGTTGTCGCGATAGGTCTCGGCGTAGTAGCCGCCCTCGGGATGCGGCTGCATCCCGAGTTTTTCGACGATGGCTTTCCAGTCGGCGCTGCTCATTTTCGTCAGGACGGCGGTTGGGTTTCCTTCATGGACGGCCGCTCGGAGAAATTCGCGTACCATGCGGCAAGCGACGGGTAGCTCTCGCGCCAGCCCATGTCGCCATAGCGGAAGTCGAGATAGCCGCAGGCGCAGGCCACCGCGATGATGCCCGCATCGACCCGGTCCCCAAAGGACGCCGCTTCGCCGTCGAGCGCCTTCAGCGCGCCCTCGACCTTCTTCATCTGGCCGTCGACCCAGTCGTCCCACTGTTTTTCGGCCGGCCGCAGGCCGCGTTCGTAGCGCGCATTGACCGCGGCATCCATCAGGCCCTCGGCGGTGGCCTCCAGCCGCAGTACGTCCCAGCGCGCCTCGCCGTCCGCCGGATAATAGCCGCAGTCCGGCGCAAGCGAGGCGAGATACTGGGTGATGATCCGGGAATCGTAGAGCGGCTTGCCGTTATCCATCACCAGCGTCGGGATCTTGGTCACCGGGTTGGCG includes these proteins:
- a CDS encoding cupin domain-containing protein yields the protein MSSADWKAIVEKLGMQPHPEGGYYAETYRDNPAEGGRGTVTQIYYLLPVGELSAWHRVTDATEIWHFYAGAPLALTLSPNGHDAEAHHLGPDVLAGQKPHVVVPEGWWQTAESLGAWTLVGCTVAPAFEFSGFEMAPPDWRPTPRSS
- a CDS encoding glutathione S-transferase, which produces MKLIYSPASPFVRKVLVHLKELGLEDKVEFAKVATSVVDQSPELAAANPVTKIPTLVMDNGKPLYDSRIITQYLASLAPDCGYYPADGEARWDVLRLEATAEGLMDAAVNARYERGLRPAEKQWDDWVDGQMKKVEGALKALDGEAASFGDRVDAGIIAVACACGYLDFRYGDMGWRESYPSLAAWYANFSERPSMKETQPPS
- a CDS encoding glycosyltransferase family 4 protein, giving the protein MGRRTALFFAPERGDSSRLVGRQVANEGFLKAYMKHGAPGAVPVYAMPADFDRFEAAFPTGRELMQVPASHPRALADCSGLFMPGPALAKRAWHRRGVGRGRYSLSGVTHAMSSERAAEAVRDMLIAPMAEWDALICTSEAIQRLVQKLAGDYADSLGAITGGRPPFLPQLPVIPLGVDTEALASIGPVPGENFRKTHGIGEDTFVLLFLGRLSYHTKAHPIPMYRALNLLTQRLQRPVTLIEAGWYYNSETEAAFDAAARTFAPQVRILKIDARDRTAKDKVLSAADAFISLVDNAQESFGITPVEAMAAGLPAIVSDWDGYRDTVVDGETGFRIPTLMPPSGAGYEYAWRLASEQDDYDLHMGLIAQHVAVDIPKTVEALSALAEQPEKARAMGVAAAARARAVYDWRVIVGAYDALWRELEERRAFYAEEEPHLVPQITDPFATFAGFASGTIAPPFGVRPVDGAEMLLEQLAGSPIAAVDRRSLEDGKALVAGMREQGPMVMEQEFTEQQVAESARTFRALAWLLKMGVIERI
- the yddG gene encoding aromatic amino acid exporter YddG, whose protein sequence is MDENAARLRATAIGFTAVLMWATLALFTALSGKVPPFQLLAMCFGVATLIACAFWLARGQNPLAYMRHPPLVWLLGVGGLFGYHFFYFLALRNAPAVEAGLIAYLWPLLIVVFSALLPGERLRWFHIAGAVLGLGGAALLVTRGETLELDPRYSFGYLAACVCAVTWSSYSVLSRRFGSVPTEAVGGFCAVTAVLGAICHLAFEQTVWPEGALEWSAVALLGLGPVGGAFFTWDYGVKRGDIQALGASSYAAPLLSTLLLILVGLAPFTLVVGAACLLIVGGAVLASKDMILRPKRVAPETVEDS